One Sporolituus thermophilus DSM 23256 genomic region harbors:
- a CDS encoding putative polysaccharide biosynthesis protein: protein MSKDTFLKGALILTVAGIIVKVIGSVNRILLSRLLGGEGIGLYQMAYPIYLLALSISSAGIPVAISILIAEKIALGDYRGANRVFRISLAVLAATGIIFTFLLYYGANWLVEYQFVRDPRAYYAIAALAPAIFFVTILSSYRGYFQGLQLMTPTAVSQIVEQLLRVVTMIVLAYLLLPYGLEYAAAGASFGAGPGAAAGLLVLIYYYWRQRGEFQRKIAAQPDMRQESGFRIITRIVRLALPVSLANIMLPVVSNIDLLIVPARLEVAGYTVEQATELFGYLTGMAVALINLPTILTASLAASLVPAVSEAYTLGNRARIYQRTATAMRISNLITIPAFVGMWLLATPISQMLYGTPNAGVPIAILSVGIVLLGIHQVTTGVLQGLGHTAIPLVNMVISAVVKVIMSWTLTAMPSLGIKGAAWATVADFGVAALLNMYFVYRYVGFSLDWKDTFKTAAATAVMGGIVLLTYDAVMTKTFSNTLATLAAIAAGGAVYGIVLLLVGGVSERDVQRIPRVGPDLVRLLRTFRLLRR, encoded by the coding sequence GAAGGGATTGGTCTGTACCAAATGGCCTATCCCATTTATCTTTTGGCGCTCAGCATTTCGTCGGCCGGGATTCCGGTAGCGATTTCTATTTTAATTGCCGAGAAGATCGCCCTTGGCGACTATCGCGGCGCTAACCGCGTTTTCCGCATTTCGCTGGCGGTACTGGCGGCAACCGGTATTATTTTTACGTTTTTACTCTACTACGGCGCAAATTGGCTGGTAGAATACCAGTTTGTGCGCGACCCGCGGGCCTACTACGCCATTGCCGCTTTGGCGCCGGCCATCTTTTTTGTCACCATCCTCTCCAGCTACCGCGGCTATTTTCAGGGACTGCAGCTCATGACGCCCACGGCCGTCTCCCAGATTGTGGAACAGCTACTGCGCGTCGTCACCATGATCGTCCTGGCGTATCTGCTGCTGCCCTATGGCCTCGAGTACGCGGCCGCCGGCGCGAGTTTCGGCGCCGGTCCGGGTGCGGCCGCCGGTCTGCTCGTTCTTATCTATTATTACTGGCGCCAGCGGGGTGAATTCCAGCGCAAAATCGCTGCTCAGCCCGATATGCGGCAGGAATCGGGTTTCCGAATCATCACCCGTATCGTCCGTCTGGCCTTGCCGGTATCGCTGGCCAATATCATGCTGCCAGTTGTTTCCAATATTGATCTCCTGATTGTGCCGGCCCGTCTGGAAGTAGCCGGTTATACGGTTGAGCAGGCGACGGAACTTTTCGGCTATCTAACCGGGATGGCGGTGGCCCTTATCAACTTGCCAACCATCCTCACTGCATCGCTGGCGGCCAGTTTAGTGCCGGCCGTGTCCGAAGCCTATACGCTCGGCAACCGGGCGCGCATTTACCAGCGTACGGCAACAGCCATGCGCATTTCCAATCTTATTACCATTCCGGCCTTTGTGGGGATGTGGCTGCTGGCCACGCCCATTTCGCAGATGCTGTACGGCACGCCTAACGCCGGAGTGCCGATTGCCATCCTCTCGGTAGGCATCGTCCTGCTCGGCATCCACCAGGTGACGACAGGGGTGCTGCAGGGCCTTGGGCATACGGCCATTCCCCTTGTTAACATGGTTATTTCGGCGGTGGTAAAAGTCATTATGAGCTGGACGTTGACCGCCATGCCATCCCTGGGGATAAAAGGCGCCGCCTGGGCGACGGTAGCCGACTTCGGTGTTGCCGCCCTGCTCAATATGTATTTTGTTTATCGCTATGTAGGCTTCAGCCTTGACTGGAAAGACACGTTTAAAACAGCGGCGGCGACAGCCGTCATGGGCGGCATTGTGCTCTTGACTTATGACGCCGTTATGACCAAAACCTTTAGCAATACGCTGGCCACGTTGGCGGCCATTGCTGCGGGCGGCGCCGTGTACGGCATTGTCCTCTTACTGGTAGGCGGCGTCAGCGAACGGGACGTCCAGCGCATTCCGCGGGTAGGACCTGATTTAGTCCGCCTGCTACGCACATTCCGATTGTTGAGGCGATAA